A DNA window from Paenibacillus sp. HWE-109 contains the following coding sequences:
- a CDS encoding response regulator, with protein sequence MKPKILVVDPVKSLRNILCQLIQSMGYDVLEASSGAEAIRSYQNNYPILTTMDLNMPDMNGVDIIRKIKEFDPEANIMMCSALEQRSMIIEGIHAGAKEFVSKPFHENNMKETMRKLLLV encoded by the coding sequence ATGAAGCCAAAAATTCTAGTCGTTGATCCCGTCAAAAGTCTTCGAAACATTTTATGTCAATTGATTCAGTCTATGGGCTATGATGTGTTGGAAGCGTCCAGTGGTGCTGAAGCTATTCGATCTTACCAAAACAACTATCCGATCCTGACAACAATGGATCTAAATATGCCTGATATGAACGGTGTTGACATCATCCGTAAAATAAAAGAATTCGACCCCGAAGCCAACATCATGATGTGCTCCGCTTTGGAGCAGCGATCGATGATTATTGAAGGCATCCATGCAGGAGCCAAGGAGTTCGTCTCAAAGCCTTTCCATGAAAACAATATGAAGGAAACGATGAGGAAGCTGCTGCTTGTTTGA
- a CDS encoding SOS response-associated peptidase encodes MCHSISMLADVNDIMKQFRIDRLLSYSSNRYEVKPTESVSAVMMNKKGERLLDEFRWGLMPFWAKDAVCGERDSIFSNIVFERIVKKQRCIIPCSGFYISVTEGKETQWTRFKMRSGTFGIAGLYDVWQAPSGQEELRTCMMLMTEANSLVSPYHRHMPAILDEEQAEKWLQPEQRDSRLLRSILRPVDDLLMVANVLSSPEEKLDSGTDVSVFA; translated from the coding sequence ATGTGTCATTCCATATCCATGCTTGCTGACGTTAACGATATCATGAAGCAATTCCGTATTGATCGACTGCTTTCCTACAGTTCCAATCGTTATGAAGTGAAGCCGACGGAGTCGGTTTCCGCGGTCATGATGAACAAAAAAGGGGAACGACTGCTTGATGAGTTTCGTTGGGGATTAATGCCGTTCTGGGCCAAAGACGCGGTCTGCGGAGAACGCGATTCGATCTTCTCCAACATCGTCTTCGAGCGAATTGTCAAAAAGCAGCGCTGTATTATTCCATGCAGCGGCTTCTATATCAGTGTCACGGAAGGCAAGGAAACCCAGTGGACCAGGTTCAAAATGCGCAGCGGTACGTTCGGCATTGCCGGCCTATATGATGTCTGGCAAGCTCCCTCCGGCCAAGAAGAACTTCGCACATGCATGATGCTGATGACCGAAGCCAACTCGCTTGTGTCCCCCTATCATCGCCACATGCCAGCCATACTCGATGAGGAGCAAGCTGAGAAGTGGCTCCAGCCTGAACAGCGCGACAGCCGTTTGCTCCGATCCATCCTTCGTCCTGTCGACGATCTTCTCATGGTTGCCAATGTCCTCTCTTCGCCGGAAGAGAAACTGGATTCGGGTACCGATGTAAGTGTGTTTGCCTAA
- a CDS encoding DUF1284 domain-containing protein: MREPIGLRGHHLLCLLGYRGMGYSKQFCENMTDVYETLRQQPETIIRVVLGPDDLCAAYPTDEVSHCENQTVYSRDAEIIEKLGLQVGMELSWSDICVRVADFVKPGDIGQLCATCRWEPYGVCADGVRLIGEGGLLPPVPQHK, from the coding sequence ATGAGAGAGCCGATTGGTTTGCGAGGCCATCACTTGCTTTGTCTGTTAGGCTACAGAGGAATGGGGTACTCCAAACAATTTTGCGAAAATATGACGGACGTATATGAAACACTGCGTCAGCAGCCAGAGACGATTATCCGCGTCGTACTTGGTCCAGATGATCTCTGTGCAGCCTATCCAACAGATGAAGTCTCGCATTGTGAGAATCAGACGGTCTATTCCCGTGATGCCGAGATTATCGAGAAGCTTGGCTTGCAGGTTGGGATGGAGCTGAGTTGGTCAGACATTTGCGTGCGGGTAGCGGATTTCGTCAAGCCAGGAGACATAGGTCAGCTCTGTGCAACATGCCGCTGGGAGCCGTACGGCGTTTGTGCGGATGGTGTGCGCTTAATCGGCGAAGGTGGATTGCTGCCACCCGTTCCACAGCATAAATAA
- a CDS encoding NUDIX hydrolase, whose amino-acid sequence MKQMEAKFCMTCGSAMESRDVDGTVRRACTACSFVHWGNYSIGVGALVMKDEKILLVRRAQEPGKGRWTNPGGYIEQFELIQDTIVREVLEESGVQAKVSRLVAVRDLPRSIHNVYIAFEMAYVGGEPIPDGVEVDAAGFFSLQEMASMPVADFTRWLIDVALHSKDEGLTQDEEPIIHMEGYGLYRVPKVSV is encoded by the coding sequence ATGAAGCAGATGGAAGCTAAATTTTGTATGACTTGCGGATCCGCCATGGAGTCGCGCGATGTGGATGGTACGGTGCGAAGAGCATGCACGGCGTGCAGCTTCGTACATTGGGGCAATTACAGCATTGGGGTAGGCGCCCTTGTTATGAAAGATGAGAAAATTCTGCTTGTTCGCAGAGCGCAGGAGCCAGGGAAGGGCCGATGGACGAACCCGGGCGGCTATATTGAGCAGTTTGAGCTGATTCAGGATACCATTGTGCGAGAAGTGCTTGAAGAATCAGGCGTTCAGGCGAAGGTTTCTCGCTTGGTCGCTGTGCGTGATTTGCCAAGAAGCATCCACAATGTATATATCGCTTTCGAAATGGCCTATGTTGGCGGTGAACCCATCCCGGATGGCGTGGAAGTGGATGCAGCCGGCTTCTTCAGTTTGCAGGAAATGGCGTCTATGCCTGTAGCTGATTTCACGCGTTGGCTGATCGATGTTGCGCTGCATTCGAAGGATGAAGGCCTGACCCAAGATGAGGAACCAATTATCCATATGGAGGGGTACGGCTTGTACCGTGTTCCCAAGGTGTCTGTGTAA
- a CDS encoding MBOAT family O-acyltransferase, which produces MMFNTPEFALFLVITMGLFYFIPKHRLWLLTAANVIFYGVVGPGYLLLFGIVSLAVFGCGRWIEQASSGRRILLLIGILLTSGNLVFFKYTDFALRSLEKLLSVHLVAHEASWLHYALPLGISFYTFELISYLVDIYKGRIAAERSLLRFWMFIMFFAHMIAGPIMRGKEFLPQIQQLDTIRFNPAQIRLGVFFIVLGLLKKMGIADQLAPYSDSFFSQASTISGAEGWTGSVLYAFQIYCDFSGYSDMAVGLGCLFGLELARNFDTPYLSANATEFWRRWHITLSSWIRDYIYIALGGSRRGEIRQYANLFAAMTISGFWHGSKWTFVAWGMYQGGLLIGHKLYVMLLQRLRIVYIQKYLWYRILAIGVFFMLTCLGWVIFRTEGLHTAMDLISRMLNPKALLMPRWVWHFWGIAAGLFALHILEAYLLRHLDRVSTAWHRWIPSPVRAAIYCLVVLILLYVLKPEQSSFIYFQF; this is translated from the coding sequence ATGATGTTTAATACGCCGGAATTCGCTTTGTTTTTAGTGATCACGATGGGATTATTTTATTTCATTCCTAAGCATCGGCTCTGGTTGCTGACAGCGGCTAATGTTATTTTTTACGGCGTAGTGGGGCCTGGTTACTTGCTTTTGTTCGGAATTGTCTCGTTAGCGGTATTTGGGTGTGGACGATGGATCGAACAAGCCAGCAGCGGGCGGCGCATCCTATTATTGATAGGGATTTTGTTGACGTCAGGCAATCTCGTCTTTTTTAAGTACACTGATTTTGCCCTGCGCAGTTTGGAGAAGCTCCTGTCTGTCCATTTGGTCGCCCACGAAGCGTCATGGCTGCACTATGCGCTTCCGCTCGGTATTTCTTTCTATACCTTTGAATTGATTTCTTATTTAGTCGATATTTACAAGGGGCGGATTGCTGCCGAGCGTTCGCTGCTGCGGTTCTGGATGTTCATTATGTTTTTCGCACATATGATCGCTGGGCCAATTATGCGAGGCAAGGAATTTTTGCCGCAGATTCAGCAGTTGGACACAATTCGTTTTAACCCGGCGCAGATACGTCTGGGAGTTTTCTTTATTGTACTGGGCTTGCTGAAGAAAATGGGCATAGCAGATCAGTTGGCGCCCTATAGCGACAGCTTTTTCTCACAAGCGAGCACCATCAGCGGGGCTGAGGGATGGACGGGTTCGGTCTTGTATGCCTTTCAGATTTACTGCGATTTCTCAGGCTACAGCGATATGGCTGTCGGGTTGGGATGCCTGTTCGGACTGGAGCTGGCCAGAAATTTTGATACGCCTTATTTAAGCGCCAATGCAACGGAGTTCTGGCGGCGGTGGCATATCACCTTGTCTTCCTGGATCCGTGACTACATCTACATTGCACTAGGGGGATCTCGGCGCGGTGAGATCAGACAATATGCCAATCTATTTGCGGCTATGACGATTTCCGGGTTTTGGCATGGGAGTAAATGGACTTTTGTTGCTTGGGGGATGTACCAAGGAGGGCTTTTGATCGGTCACAAATTATATGTGATGCTGCTTCAGCGGCTTAGAATCGTTTATATTCAAAAGTATCTGTGGTACCGTATTCTGGCAATCGGTGTCTTCTTTATGCTAACCTGCCTCGGCTGGGTCATTTTTCGAACAGAAGGGCTTCATACCGCAATGGATCTCATTAGTCGAATGCTGAATCCTAAGGCATTGCTCATGCCAAGATGGGTATGGCATTTCTGGGGGATCGCGGCAGGACTTTTTGCGCTTCATATTTTGGAGGCTTACTTATTAAGGCATCTTGATCGCGTGTCGACGGCGTGGCATCGTTGGATTCCTTCACCTGTCAGGGCAGCGATTTACTGCCTGGTCGTGCTAATATTATTGTACGTGCTGAAGCCAGAGCAAAGTTCTTTTATTTATTTTCAGTTCTAG